In Deltaproteobacteria bacterium, a single genomic region encodes these proteins:
- a CDS encoding HigA family addiction module antidote protein → MPEYDAKRPLNRPPIHPGEILREDVLPALGISVSEAARRLGVSRQQLHRVLACTHPITTEMALRIGKFAGNGPGLWLRMQQAYDLWHAEQRMKHELSEIETVASAGLSI, encoded by the coding sequence ATGCCTGAATATGACGCCAAGCGTCCCTTAAATCGCCCACCGATTCATCCCGGTGAAATTCTGCGCGAAGACGTGCTCCCGGCGCTTGGAATTTCGGTAAGCGAAGCCGCACGGAGATTAGGTGTTTCCAGACAACAGTTGCATCGTGTCCTGGCCTGTACCCATCCCATCACAACCGAGATGGCGCTGAGGATCGGAAAATTTGCCGGCAACGGCCCAGGGCTTTGGCTGCGCATGCAGCAGGCGTATGACCTGTGGCATGCTGAACAACGAATGAAACACGAGCTGTCCGAAATTGAGACAGTTGCATCAGCGGGTTTGAGCATATAG
- a CDS encoding PAS domain S-box protein codes for MEDTNMGSKPTYEELEQKVKGLEGELFGRKASQTWLAAIYEESPIGIALYDPEGQLLHANNAFLDAFGVSGISEMRRFKLFEDPHIPEEYMERLRKGEKVRYDAFFDFEKIKEQRLYRATKSGTIHLDVQITPLVVAPEESIIGYLIQVVDITERKQTEEALESERTFLSAVLDNIEEAIIICGEDERIIRFNEAARRLHGLPEEPLPPHQWAEHYGLYQTDAITPLSQADIPLFRALGGERVRNAEIMVFPKGRNPHFLVCNGQALTDATGRRIGAIVTMHDITTRKQTEEALRESEEKFRSLVDQAAEMLFLHDLKGNIIDVNTAAVKNTGYLREELQKMSVFDIDPDARDRHDRQTHWESMRTEDPAVVFEVRHKRKDGSVYPAEVTVSKVAFQNSEYILALARDITDRKQAAEALEKQKRIHQAIIDNAHTHLVYLDTHFNFVAVNSVYAETCHRTPEELIGENHFFLYPHEENEALFKRVRDTGQSISFRDKPFEFPDQPERGITYWDWTLSPVFDDTGKVDGLVFSLVETTERKQAEATVRLVEKAESLGRMAGAIAHDYNNLLSVVMGNLEMAMLDLARESVAGDHLTKAINATRRASEITGLMLAYLGQTAGNREPLDLSMLCREFLPDIRSDMPVHVTLKADMPEPGPAIKANPAQIQQLLRNLAINACESMGEQPGLVSVSIGTASPADIPSVHRQPVAFGAGAPGYAYLEVADTGCGIAEDVIEKLFDPFYSTKFIGRGLGLPVALGTVRSYDGCITVETAPGQGSVFRVYLPLTTEAVSRQQAIPQMEPANRLEAETVLLVEDDPLARETGAMVLTRLGMNVLEAKDGIEAVEVFQKHQKEIHCVLCDLTMPRMSGWETIEALRGFEPDIPVILVSGYDQAHVMAGTGSQLPQAFLGKPYSIAALRAALARAMNDRTIPRGRNLQGRGGLADLPGTCDDVKKPPFSPEPV; via the coding sequence TTGGAGGATACCAATATGGGCAGCAAACCAACCTACGAGGAATTGGAACAAAAGGTCAAAGGATTGGAAGGTGAACTGTTTGGGCGTAAAGCGTCACAGACATGGTTAGCGGCTATCTATGAAGAATCACCCATCGGAATCGCGCTCTATGACCCTGAAGGTCAATTACTCCATGCAAATAATGCTTTTTTAGATGCTTTTGGCGTGTCAGGTATTTCTGAAATGAGGAGATTCAAGCTTTTCGAAGACCCGCATATTCCAGAAGAGTATATGGAACGGCTGAGGAAAGGCGAAAAAGTAAGGTATGACGCATTCTTTGATTTTGAAAAGATAAAAGAACAGCGTCTGTACAGAGCAACAAAATCGGGGACAATCCATCTGGATGTGCAAATTACCCCGTTAGTCGTGGCACCAGAAGAGTCCATAATCGGCTATCTGATTCAGGTTGTTGACATCACCGAGCGCAAACAGACGGAGGAAGCGCTCGAGAGCGAACGCACCTTCCTATCTGCAGTGCTCGACAATATAGAAGAAGCCATCATCATCTGCGGCGAGGATGAGCGGATTATCAGGTTCAATGAGGCGGCGAGACGCTTACACGGTCTGCCAGAAGAACCCCTTCCGCCGCATCAATGGGCCGAACACTACGGCCTGTATCAGACGGACGCTATTACGCCGTTATCTCAAGCGGATATCCCACTGTTCCGAGCCCTGGGAGGGGAGCGCGTTCGCAATGCAGAGATTATGGTGTTCCCCAAAGGCCGCAATCCCCATTTTTTGGTTTGTAACGGACAGGCACTGACCGATGCAACCGGCCGAAGAATCGGTGCAATCGTTACCATGCACGACATCACCACCCGTAAGCAAACGGAGGAGGCGCTACGGGAAAGTGAGGAGAAATTTCGGTCTTTAGTTGATCAGGCTGCGGAAATGCTCTTTTTGCACGACCTGAAAGGTAATATCATCGATGTAAATACGGCCGCTGTCAAGAATACCGGTTACCTCAGAGAAGAACTCCAAAAAATGAGTGTGTTTGATATCGACCCGGATGCCCGTGATCGGCATGATCGGCAAACGCATTGGGAGTCAATGAGAACAGAAGATCCCGCCGTTGTTTTTGAGGTAAGACACAAGAGAAAAGACGGCTCTGTATATCCGGCAGAAGTGACTGTTTCCAAGGTTGCTTTTCAAAATAGTGAATACATCTTGGCTTTAGCCCGGGACATCACTGACCGCAAGCAGGCGGCGGAGGCGCTGGAAAAGCAAAAGCGGATACATCAGGCCATTATTGATAATGCTCATACCCACCTTGTCTATTTGGATACCCATTTCAATTTTGTCGCCGTCAACTCCGTGTACGCGGAAACGTGCCATCGCACACCGGAAGAACTCATCGGGGAAAACCATTTCTTCTTATATCCCCACGAAGAGAACGAAGCCTTATTCAAGCGGGTACGGGATACCGGTCAGTCTATCTCGTTCCGTGACAAACCGTTTGAGTTCCCGGACCAGCCGGAACGTGGAATCACGTACTGGGACTGGACACTTTCGCCGGTATTTGACGATACTGGAAAGGTAGATGGTTTGGTTTTTTCCCTTGTGGAGACAACCGAGCGCAAGCAGGCCGAGGCGACCGTCCGTCTGGTTGAGAAGGCTGAAAGCCTTGGCCGTATGGCGGGCGCTATTGCCCACGATTACAACAACCTGCTGTCCGTCGTGATGGGAAACCTGGAAATGGCCATGCTGGACCTGGCCCGGGAGTCGGTCGCCGGCGACCACCTCACGAAAGCCATTAACGCGACCCGTCGCGCTTCGGAAATCACCGGCCTGATGCTGGCCTACCTTGGGCAGACGGCGGGCAACCGCGAGCCGCTGGACCTGTCCATGCTCTGCCGTGAGTTTCTGCCCGACATCAGATCCGATATGCCGGTGCATGTCACCCTCAAGGCCGACATGCCCGAACCTGGTCCGGCCATCAAGGCCAACCCCGCTCAAATCCAACAGCTCCTGAGAAACCTGGCGATCAATGCCTGTGAATCCATGGGGGAGCAGCCGGGTTTGGTATCGGTAAGCATAGGAACGGCATCCCCTGCAGACATCCCATCGGTCCATCGCCAGCCGGTTGCGTTTGGCGCAGGGGCACCGGGATATGCGTATCTGGAGGTGGCGGATACGGGCTGCGGCATTGCAGAGGACGTCATCGAGAAGCTATTCGATCCGTTTTACTCCACCAAGTTCATCGGCCGCGGTCTCGGTCTGCCCGTGGCACTGGGTACTGTAAGATCTTATGACGGCTGCATCACGGTGGAGACCGCGCCGGGGCAGGGAAGCGTCTTTCGCGTGTATCTGCCGTTGACGACCGAGGCAGTTTCCCGTCAACAGGCGATTCCGCAAATGGAACCCGCCAATCGCCTGGAGGCCGAGACAGTGCTGCTGGTTGAAGACGATCCGCTCGCTCGAGAGACAGGCGCAATGGTGTTGACGCGCCTGGGCATGAACGTGCTGGAAGCAAAAGACGGCATTGAGGCGGTGGAGGTGTTTCAAAAACACCAAAAAGAAATCCATTGCGTGCTGTGCGACCTGACCATGCCGCGGATGAGCGGGTGGGAGACCATTGAGGCCCTTCGAGGGTTTGAACCTGATATCCCCGTTATCCTGGTCAGCGGATACGACCAGGCGCATGTCATGGCAGGCACGGGTTCGCAATTGCCACAGGCCTTCCTGGGCAAACCCTACAGCATCGCCGCCCTGAGAGCAGCCCTGGCCAGAGCGATGAATGACAGGACCATTCCACGTGGCCGCAATCTGCAAGGCCGCGGTGGTCTTGCCGACCTGCCGGGAACCTGTGATGATGTGAAGAAGCCTCCTTTTTCTCCCGAGCCCGTTTAA
- a CDS encoding glycosyltransferase family 2 protein — MNPSPPVSGLQATPYGDRPDPARIKILIVIPVYNHAATLRNVVIEALQIHKEVLVVDDGSIDDAAGLLQGLNMHLIRHPRNLGKGAAIITATREARRLGMTHIATIDADGQHNPKEFKRFLPLIEEAPDAVIVGKRDFEHADVPRANQLGRGISNFWLRLQTGRNLGDAQSGFRVYPLWVLEGLKLVEKRYTFEIEVLVKAAWAGVELLETDISVYYPRGEARVSHFHLFWDNLRLSRLNAKLTLRSILPWPHRKLLDHRKNGSAAT, encoded by the coding sequence TTGAATCCATCCCCTCCCGTTTCCGGTTTGCAGGCGACCCCGTACGGGGACCGGCCGGATCCGGCCCGGATCAAAATCCTCATTGTCATACCGGTATACAATCACGCTGCCACCCTTCGAAACGTTGTCATAGAGGCGCTTCAGATCCACAAGGAGGTATTGGTTGTGGATGACGGCAGCATTGATGACGCTGCAGGCCTGCTTCAGGGCCTCAACATGCACCTGATCCGTCATCCCCGAAACCTCGGCAAGGGCGCGGCCATTATCACCGCCACCCGGGAGGCGCGACGATTGGGGATGACCCATATTGCGACCATTGACGCCGACGGCCAGCACAACCCCAAGGAGTTCAAACGATTTCTTCCTTTGATAGAGGAAGCGCCGGATGCCGTTATCGTTGGGAAGCGCGATTTCGAACATGCGGATGTTCCCCGTGCAAATCAATTGGGAAGGGGGATTTCCAACTTCTGGCTGAGGCTCCAGACCGGAAGGAATCTGGGAGATGCACAGAGCGGTTTTCGCGTCTACCCCTTATGGGTCCTGGAAGGGTTGAAACTGGTTGAAAAACGCTACACCTTTGAGATCGAGGTGCTGGTCAAGGCGGCCTGGGCCGGTGTTGAATTGCTGGAAACGGATATTTCGGTCTATTATCCCCGGGGAGAGGCGCGGGTTAGTCATTTTCACCTCTTTTGGGACAACCTTCGGCTCAGCCGGCTCAACGCCAAGCTTACCCTGAGATCCATTCTTCCCTGGCCGCACCGGAAGCTCTTGGATCATCGAAAAAACGGGTCTGCTGCAACGTAG
- a CDS encoding transposase, with product MRINEIFQEYAHQYIERFGDSMPLDHRKVINAIVNCRTSSCGTMIYQCEECGQTHIVYRSCGNRHCPNCQHHKTHQWLIRQMERQLPGHHFMITFTVPQKLRRFIRSHQRLCYSALFKASSETLKKLTADQRYVGGDLPGFLGVLHTWGRQLAYHPHIHYVVPGGALSKKDGSWHPSRIDFYLPVKAMSKIFKAKFRAEMKRSKLDPHIPEDVWNQDWVVNCQAMGAGAHSIKYLAPYVFKVAISNSRIVKVENHKVFFRYKKHHSNRWRTMVLDVMEFMRRFLQHVLQCGFMKVRYYGFLSPGSSVPLERIEALIELSFGFEISKPDITIEPFDPPTCNHCGGSLKCIVSIASLKPIRSGSG from the coding sequence ATGAGAATAAATGAGATATTCCAGGAATATGCCCATCAGTATATCGAGCGCTTCGGTGACTCCATGCCTTTGGATCACCGAAAGGTCATCAACGCGATCGTCAACTGCCGCACCTCATCTTGTGGAACCATGATCTATCAATGCGAAGAATGCGGTCAAACCCACATCGTGTATCGATCATGCGGGAACAGGCATTGTCCCAACTGTCAACACCATAAGACCCATCAATGGTTGATAAGGCAGATGGAGCGACAGCTCCCCGGGCATCATTTTATGATCACCTTTACCGTACCTCAAAAACTCCGACGGTTCATTCGCAGCCATCAACGTCTCTGCTACTCCGCCCTTTTCAAAGCCTCTTCCGAAACCCTCAAAAAACTGACAGCCGATCAAAGATATGTCGGCGGGGACCTGCCAGGATTCCTGGGCGTGTTGCATACATGGGGGCGGCAGTTGGCCTACCATCCCCACATCCATTATGTCGTCCCCGGAGGCGCCTTATCCAAAAAGGATGGTTCTTGGCATCCTTCAAGGATCGATTTCTATCTGCCGGTAAAGGCCATGTCCAAGATCTTCAAGGCCAAGTTCCGGGCTGAAATGAAAAGGAGCAAACTTGATCCCCATATCCCTGAAGACGTCTGGAATCAAGACTGGGTGGTCAACTGTCAGGCCATGGGGGCGGGCGCTCACAGTATAAAATACCTGGCGCCCTACGTTTTCAAGGTGGCGATTTCAAACAGCCGTATTGTCAAAGTCGAGAACCACAAGGTCTTCTTCAGGTATAAAAAGCACCACAGCAACCGTTGGCGGACCATGGTCTTGGATGTCATGGAATTCATGCGGCGATTTCTACAGCATGTCTTGCAATGCGGATTCATGAAAGTACGCTATTATGGCTTCCTGAGTCCGGGATCTTCGGTTCCTTTAGAGAGAATCGAGGCCCTGATCGAGCTGTCTTTCGGGTTTGAAATATCCAAACCCGATATCACTATCGAACCCTTTGATCCCCCCACATGCAATCATTGCGGAGGGAGTCTCAAATGTATCGTTTCAATCGCTTCCCTTAAACCGATTCGATCCGGCTCCGGATAA
- a CDS encoding B12-binding domain-containing radical SAM protein: MRIVLVHPAGSNWVPGKRDITPTANRMAPLGLLSIAAFLERRGHRVFVHDCLGPGAPQGNAANARIILDHRPDMVGFSATTSGFLDGYALATMIKEAVPRIRTVFGGVHISALGAAILEDYPNIDFLCPGEGEGTLEALASGEDPHQMEGLIFRDHGHPVTNPPRAHIPDMDALPFPAYEKLAGFPKGYNLPLFSYILGPGATMITSRGCPYQCSFCDRSVFKKGYRYNSAEYIYEHMKYLGTRFKVRHINIYDDLFTAHRRRIQELCDRLIRRPLGMQFNCAVRVGHADDDLLRMLKDAGCLQVSVGIESGDPQQIEVLKEGVSLEAVRDTVRRIQATGLRAKGLFMMGLPGDTEASIQRTGDFVMSLGLDDMNMSKFTPFPGAPVWSTIFEQGTFDNDWRKMNCLNFVFVPKGIGSKERLDELYNRFVKRFYSDEGWRRRFRGRLWQHRRSLWHLLVHLPTFLAAKRNFEPTGED; encoded by the coding sequence ATGCGAATCGTACTTGTTCATCCCGCCGGGTCCAACTGGGTGCCGGGAAAACGGGATATCACGCCAACAGCCAATCGGATGGCGCCGCTGGGTCTCCTCTCCATCGCCGCGTTCCTCGAAAGGAGAGGGCACCGGGTATTTGTCCACGACTGCCTGGGGCCCGGGGCCCCTCAGGGAAATGCGGCCAACGCCCGGATCATCCTCGACCATCGTCCCGACATGGTCGGGTTTTCCGCGACCACATCCGGATTCCTTGACGGGTACGCGCTTGCAACAATGATCAAGGAGGCCGTGCCCCGGATCCGGACGGTGTTTGGCGGGGTGCACATCTCTGCATTAGGCGCCGCCATCCTTGAGGACTACCCCAACATCGATTTCCTCTGCCCGGGCGAAGGGGAGGGGACCCTGGAAGCCCTTGCATCCGGGGAGGACCCTCACCAAATGGAGGGTCTTATTTTCAGGGATCACGGCCATCCCGTAACCAACCCGCCCAGGGCCCACATCCCTGACATGGACGCGCTCCCGTTCCCGGCTTATGAAAAACTGGCGGGCTTTCCAAAGGGGTACAACCTCCCCCTGTTCAGCTACATCCTGGGACCCGGCGCAACCATGATCACCAGCAGGGGATGTCCCTATCAATGTTCATTCTGCGACCGGTCCGTCTTCAAAAAGGGGTATCGCTACAACTCGGCCGAATATATCTATGAGCACATGAAATACCTGGGGACGCGTTTCAAGGTCCGTCATATCAATATCTACGACGACCTGTTCACGGCCCACCGCCGGCGTATTCAGGAACTCTGCGACCGTCTCATCAGAAGACCTCTGGGCATGCAGTTCAACTGTGCGGTGCGGGTAGGGCATGCGGATGATGACCTGCTGCGAATGCTCAAAGATGCCGGATGCCTCCAGGTCTCAGTGGGGATCGAGAGCGGGGATCCTCAGCAGATAGAGGTTTTAAAGGAGGGGGTGAGCCTGGAAGCGGTGAGGGATACAGTGAGACGTATCCAGGCGACGGGGCTCAGGGCAAAGGGGCTGTTCATGATGGGGCTCCCCGGAGATACGGAGGCCTCGATCCAGAGGACCGGCGACTTTGTCATGTCGCTTGGGCTCGACGACATGAACATGTCCAAGTTCACGCCGTTTCCCGGGGCGCCCGTCTGGTCCACCATATTCGAACAGGGGACGTTCGACAATGACTGGCGCAAAATGAACTGCCTCAACTTTGTGTTCGTGCCAAAGGGGATCGGGTCAAAAGAACGGCTTGACGAACTTTACAATCGATTTGTCAAAAGGTTCTATTCAGATGAGGGCTGGCGCAGGAGATTTCGCGGAAGGCTATGGCAGCACCGAAGGAGCCTCTGGCATCTTCTTGTCCACCTCCCGACGTTTCTGGCGGCCAAGCGCAACTTCGAACCCACAGGAGAAGATTAG
- a CDS encoding beta-ketoacyl synthase: protein MTAAVIGMGWITAAGMGPGGDRKGFAVTAGELPRLARKRVLDTPCPHFGRMDDLSRLGLAAIGFALKDAHLAEWTQPRDIGIIAVSVCGCLRTDMDYFETVMPDGGRMASPALFSYTLPNAFLGEAAICFGLTGTGYVINDASPSGLACLHAALEGIAGGEVEKMVCGFCDPGCPPEFFLPVKGPAGALFFVLEKVPEDGRSSYGTLRLDRRGRVFFNGEEIETLVQLGHACSTPSH, encoded by the coding sequence ATGACCGCTGCGGTCATTGGTATGGGCTGGATAACCGCCGCCGGGATGGGACCGGGCGGTGACCGGAAGGGGTTTGCCGTGACAGCCGGTGAATTGCCGCGACTCGCCCGAAAACGGGTTTTGGATACCCCCTGCCCGCACTTTGGAAGGATGGACGACCTGTCCCGGCTGGGCCTGGCAGCCATCGGATTTGCGTTGAAGGATGCGCACCTGGCCGAATGGACACAACCGCGGGATATCGGCATTATTGCTGTCAGTGTCTGCGGGTGTCTCCGGACTGACATGGACTACTTCGAGACAGTGATGCCGGACGGGGGGCGGATGGCCAGCCCGGCCCTCTTTTCCTATACCCTTCCCAACGCTTTTTTGGGTGAGGCGGCAATATGTTTCGGACTTACGGGGACCGGTTACGTGATCAATGACGCTTCTCCTTCAGGGCTGGCCTGCCTGCATGCCGCTCTGGAGGGCATTGCCGGTGGTGAGGTGGAAAAGATGGTCTGCGGGTTCTGCGATCCGGGGTGTCCCCCTGAATTTTTCCTGCCCGTCAAAGGCCCTGCGGGCGCCCTCTTTTTTGTACTGGAAAAGGTTCCGGAAGACGGCCGGTCATCCTACGGGACCCTCCGTCTCGACAGACGCGGCAGGGTCTTTTTCAACGGGGAAGAGATCGAAACCCTGGTCCAACTGGGCCACGCATGTTCGACGCCATCCCATTAA
- a CDS encoding nitrilase, with protein sequence MNASGSDKNVRVAVVQAGAVPFDTEACVDKAVRLMDEAAGAGARVVVFPEAFITGYPKGLNYGLVVGARDPAGREEFRLYLDAAIEVPGPQTQRLGEAAASSGAYVVIGVIERERGTCYCTVLFFGPDGRLLGKHRKLMPTALERMIWGFGDGSTLTVVDSPYGRIGSVICWENYMPLLRMAMYAKNVALYCAPTADDRDTWIPSMQHVALEGRCFVLTACQFIRKRDFPDTVRVSLGDSPDAVLMRGGSAIISPLGEVLAGPHYDGETILTADLDLNDIGRGKFDFDVAGHYARPDIFRLIVNETPMIPVSRERRDPVDEPS encoded by the coding sequence ATGAACGCAAGTGGAAGCGATAAGAACGTCCGTGTGGCAGTGGTACAGGCAGGGGCCGTCCCTTTTGACACCGAGGCCTGTGTGGACAAGGCCGTCCGGCTCATGGACGAGGCCGCGGGCGCCGGGGCCAGGGTCGTTGTTTTCCCGGAGGCCTTTATCACAGGGTATCCCAAGGGCCTCAACTACGGCCTGGTGGTGGGGGCCCGCGATCCGGCCGGACGGGAGGAATTCCGCTTGTATCTCGATGCCGCCATTGAGGTGCCAGGCCCCCAGACCCAACGGCTCGGGGAGGCCGCGGCGTCCTCCGGGGCCTATGTGGTGATCGGGGTGATCGAGCGGGAACGGGGCACCTGCTACTGTACGGTCCTCTTCTTCGGCCCGGACGGCCGGCTCCTCGGCAAGCACCGCAAGCTCATGCCCACGGCCCTGGAGCGCATGATCTGGGGATTCGGCGACGGTTCCACCCTCACCGTGGTGGACAGCCCTTATGGGAGAATCGGCTCGGTCATCTGCTGGGAAAACTACATGCCGCTGTTGCGCATGGCCATGTACGCCAAAAACGTGGCCCTCTACTGTGCCCCCACCGCGGACGATCGGGACACCTGGATCCCCTCCATGCAGCATGTGGCCCTCGAGGGCCGCTGCTTTGTCCTGACCGCCTGTCAGTTTATCCGCAAGAGAGACTTTCCCGACACGGTCCGCGTATCGCTCGGGGATTCGCCGGACGCGGTCCTGATGCGGGGCGGCAGCGCCATCATCAGCCCCCTGGGCGAGGTGCTGGCAGGTCCCCACTATGACGGAGAGACCATCCTCACCGCGGATCTGGACCTCAACGATATCGGCCGAGGGAAGTTCGACTTTGATGTGGCCGGCCATTACGCCAGGCCCGATATCTTCCGGCTGATCGTCAACGAAACCCCCATGATCCCGGTATCCCGGGAGAGGCGGGACCCTGTGGACGAGCCGTCATAG